The proteins below come from a single Iocasia fonsfrigidae genomic window:
- a CDS encoding ABC transporter substrate-binding protein, with product MSKRNLIVSLLLVLVLAVSGHVLAGKPTILVSPKGTDSPYWLVVKAGAEAAAEEFGANIVWQGPQKETDIAKQVNVIENNVIKNVDAIVMAATDANALVPPLKKAQNKGIPVITIDSGVADDSVVMAHVSTDNEKAAMKAADILAILTGEEGEVGVIPFVAGAATSMARENGFKDGLEKYPGLEVVATQYSQADIATAMQVTENMLTANPNLKAIFAANLPGGVGAGRALKSRGLEDDVVLVSFDSGDTLIKQLKEGSVDALVVQRPYQMGYLGVQYAIKAINGEDIPEFVDTGSIVATRSNLNDPVVHKVLFPNE from the coding sequence ATGAGTAAAAGAAATTTAATTGTTTCATTGTTGTTGGTTTTAGTATTGGCTGTTAGTGGGCATGTTCTGGCGGGAAAGCCCACAATCCTTGTGTCACCAAAGGGTACTGATTCACCATACTGGTTGGTAGTTAAAGCTGGTGCTGAGGCAGCTGCTGAAGAATTTGGGGCAAACATTGTCTGGCAGGGACCCCAAAAAGAGACTGATATTGCTAAACAGGTAAATGTAATCGAAAATAATGTTATCAAAAATGTCGATGCCATAGTTATGGCAGCTACTGATGCCAATGCCCTGGTTCCTCCCCTTAAAAAGGCTCAAAATAAAGGGATACCTGTTATTACTATAGATTCTGGGGTAGCAGATGATAGTGTTGTTATGGCTCATGTATCAACAGATAATGAAAAGGCTGCCATGAAGGCAGCAGATATTTTAGCAATTCTTACTGGTGAAGAGGGTGAGGTAGGTGTTATACCTTTTGTAGCTGGTGCTGCTACTTCAATGGCCAGAGAAAACGGTTTTAAAGATGGTTTAGAAAAATACCCTGGCTTAGAAGTAGTAGCTACACAGTATTCCCAGGCTGATATAGCTACAGCAATGCAGGTTACGGAAAATATGTTAACAGCTAACCCTAATTTGAAGGCAATTTTTGCAGCCAATCTACCTGGTGGTGTTGGTGCTGGTAGAGCCTTGAAGTCAAGGGGTTTAGAAGATGATGTTGTCCTGGTTAGTTTTGATAGTGGAGATACTTTAATTAAACAGTTAAAAGAAGGTTCAGTAGATGCTTTAGTAGTACAACGTCCTTATCAGATGGGTTATCTGGGGGTACAGTATGCTATTAAGGCCATAAATGGAGAAGATATCCCTGAATTTGTTGATACAGGTTCGATAGTTGCTACCAGAAGTAATTTAAATGACCCGGTAGTTCATAAAGTATTATTCCCAAACGAATAA
- a CDS encoding aldo/keto reductase, whose product MTTERFRIAEEGVDPNKVPQRTLYDGDKIPGVGMGTYGSDRFSAGDIAEAVKGAAAVGYRHFDCAAAYHNEDLIGESLKEILEVLDREELWITSKLWNNSHGKGNVIPACEKSLKDLQLDYLDLYLVHWPFPNHHAPGVSVDSRDPDAEPYIHEHFMETWREMEKLVKKGLVKHIGTSNMTIPKMKLLLRDAEIKPACNEMELHPHFQQPEFFNFCKDNEILPIGFTPIGSPTRPDRDKTENDTVDIEDPVIVKIAEKHKVHPAVICVKWAVQRGQVPIPFSIHRNEYLSNLRCTVEDPLSEEEMKEIAGINKNCRLIKGQVFLWEGANDWRDIWDLDGEITK is encoded by the coding sequence ATGACTACAGAAAGATTTAGAATTGCTGAGGAGGGGGTTGACCCCAATAAGGTTCCTCAAAGGACTTTGTATGATGGTGATAAAATACCTGGTGTTGGAATGGGCACCTATGGTTCTGACCGTTTTAGTGCTGGAGATATCGCTGAAGCTGTTAAGGGTGCTGCAGCAGTGGGGTACAGACATTTTGATTGTGCTGCTGCTTATCATAATGAGGATCTGATTGGTGAGTCATTAAAGGAAATATTGGAGGTGTTGGACAGGGAAGAGCTGTGGATTACTTCTAAGTTATGGAATAATAGTCATGGTAAAGGTAATGTAATTCCAGCCTGTGAAAAATCACTTAAGGATTTGCAGTTAGACTATCTTGATTTATATCTTGTTCACTGGCCTTTTCCCAACCACCATGCACCAGGGGTAAGTGTTGATTCCCGGGACCCGGATGCTGAACCTTATATCCATGAGCATTTTATGGAGACCTGGCGTGAAATGGAGAAACTGGTGAAAAAAGGGTTAGTAAAACATATTGGTACTTCTAATATGACCATCCCTAAAATGAAACTCCTATTGAGAGATGCTGAAATCAAACCGGCTTGTAATGAGATGGAGCTGCATCCCCATTTTCAACAGCCTGAGTTCTTTAACTTTTGTAAGGACAATGAAATATTGCCAATAGGTTTTACACCGATTGGTTCACCAACCCGTCCTGACCGTGATAAAACAGAAAATGATACAGTTGATATAGAGGACCCGGTTATTGTTAAGATAGCTGAAAAACATAAGGTACATCCTGCTGTAATTTGTGTTAAATGGGCAGTACAGCGGGGGCAGGTACCGATACCATTTTCAATTCACCGGAATGAATATTTGAGTAATCTTCGCTGTACAGTAGAAGACCCACTTAGTGAAGAGGAAATGAAAGAGATTGCAGGGATTAATAAGAATTGTCGCCTCATTAAGGGTCAGGTTTTCCTTTGGGAAGGAGCGAATGATTGGAGAGACATATGGGATCTAGATGGTGAGATTACAAAATAA
- a CDS encoding 1-phosphofructokinase family hexose kinase — MLLAITMNPAIDKVYSVDDFAVDAVFRPRDMTATAGGKGLNVARVAYLLGESVTAAGLLGGNNGQFISKEVQKRGIISEFMEITGETRICINITDQKNTTSTEILENGPIVSRQELENFLEHYNKLLDGVDVVTASGSLPEGIPVDFYKILINIAKSRDKKFILDSSGEYLVEGIKSIPYMIKPNQDEVEQIAGQRLSDISDYIGVLWEFKKQGIELPVISLGRNGCLTVIKKQVYHFKGPLLKVKNTVGSGDSFIAGCAVALSQGRALIDVIKLGMACGAANTQFFKTGMVSKELVDDYFEEIECVEVN; from the coding sequence ATGTTGTTAGCCATTACAATGAATCCAGCCATAGATAAGGTTTATTCGGTAGATGATTTTGCAGTTGATGCTGTTTTTCGGCCCAGGGATATGACAGCCACTGCTGGTGGTAAAGGATTAAATGTAGCCAGGGTGGCATATTTGTTGGGAGAATCTGTTACTGCTGCCGGACTGCTGGGTGGAAATAATGGACAATTTATTAGTAAAGAGGTTCAAAAACGGGGGATTATAAGTGAATTTATGGAGATTACAGGTGAGACCCGAATTTGTATTAATATCACAGACCAGAAAAATACTACTTCAACAGAAATCTTAGAAAATGGTCCAATTGTAAGCAGGCAGGAACTTGAAAATTTTCTGGAACACTATAATAAATTACTGGATGGAGTTGATGTTGTTACAGCTTCAGGGAGTCTGCCGGAAGGTATTCCGGTTGATTTCTATAAAATTTTGATTAATATTGCTAAAAGTAGAGATAAGAAATTTATACTGGATAGTAGTGGAGAATACCTGGTAGAGGGGATTAAGTCTATTCCCTATATGATAAAACCAAATCAGGATGAGGTTGAACAGATTGCTGGCCAAAGGCTTTCAGACATAAGTGATTATATAGGTGTTTTATGGGAGTTCAAGAAGCAGGGTATTGAACTGCCTGTCATTTCTTTAGGGAGAAATGGGTGTCTAACTGTAATTAAAAAACAGGTTTATCATTTTAAAGGGCCTCTGTTAAAAGTCAAGAATACTGTTGGTTCAGGTGATTCTTTTATAGCAGGTTGTGCTGTTGCTTTAAGTCAGGGGAGAGCGCTAATTGATGTTATAAAACTGGGGATGGCCTGTGGGGCAGCAAATACTCAATTTTTTAAGACGGGAATGGTTTCTAAAGAGTTAGTTGATGATTATTTTGAAGAAATAGAATGTGTAGAGGTAAATTAA
- the fba gene encoding class II fructose-1,6-bisphosphate aldolase, which produces MSLVNPLYLIKQAQKNSIAIPAFNIHNMETVQGVIEAAVEEKSPVMIATTPGTLRHAGVSCIANIVKTIATEVNIPIALHLDHCSSYEVIAQALRNGYTSVMIDAAKLPYEENVSLVKEVVKMAHAVGVAVEAEIGRIGGTEDDLSVDEREASLTIPAEAKDFMETTGIDTLAIAIGTAHGMYQGEPKLDFDRLSAIKELVDIPLVLHGASGVPADSVREAIKRGISKVNIATELKIPLARSIQNYFADNPEGNDPRKYLGLGREAVKKVVKEKIRLCSSNKLLNTLEEYECC; this is translated from the coding sequence ATGTCTTTAGTTAATCCGTTATATCTTATAAAACAAGCTCAAAAAAATAGTATAGCTATTCCAGCTTTTAATATTCATAATATGGAAACAGTTCAGGGGGTGATCGAGGCAGCAGTTGAGGAGAAATCTCCAGTAATGATAGCTACTACTCCTGGCACCTTAAGGCATGCAGGGGTTTCGTGTATTGCCAATATTGTTAAAACCATTGCTACTGAGGTAAATATCCCGATAGCACTTCATCTTGATCACTGTTCATCCTATGAGGTGATTGCCCAGGCCTTAAGGAATGGGTATACTTCAGTGATGATTGATGCAGCAAAATTACCATATGAGGAGAATGTTTCTCTGGTAAAAGAGGTTGTTAAAATGGCCCATGCTGTGGGTGTAGCTGTGGAGGCAGAGATAGGTAGGATCGGTGGGACAGAGGATGATTTAAGTGTAGATGAAAGGGAGGCTTCATTAACAATACCAGCAGAGGCTAAAGATTTTATGGAGACTACTGGTATCGATACCTTGGCTATTGCTATTGGAACTGCTCATGGTATGTATCAGGGGGAACCTAAACTTGATTTTGATAGGTTATCAGCTATCAAAGAACTGGTTGATATTCCTCTTGTCCTACACGGGGCATCAGGCGTGCCTGCTGATAGTGTCCGTGAGGCAATTAAACGGGGGATATCTAAAGTAAATATAGCTACTGAACTAAAAATACCTCTGGCCCGGTCAATTCAGAATTATTTTGCTGACAATCCAGAAGGGAATGACCCTCGTAAATATCTGGGTTTAGGTAGAGAGGCTGTTAAGAAGGTGGTTAAAGAAAAGATAAGGCTCTGCAGTTCTAATAAGTTATTAAACACACTGGAGGAATATGAATGTTGTTAG